One window of the Tubulanus polymorphus chromosome 11, tnTubPoly1.2, whole genome shotgun sequence genome contains the following:
- the LOC141913067 gene encoding 2-hydroxyacylsphingosine 1-beta-galactosyltransferase-like, with protein MKAVVAVVMAMTLGGIHSAKVALIAPPATSHMQQLIVIGDELVKRYGHDVSFIAPTTVRDSPILAGTSVDVIWYEAPDDMYLYETDGQKQRDFLTLSLEATNPLSEIRFAVDVFRPVCETLLGDRVLFETLLSRRFDFGLADGIFFMQCSYILFDKLKIPYGTVTTLVMPDQIVPTLAVPSIKIHADVEALDFRGRVINTLFATLGYGLVSWVTDPSSRYEKYCRQTPCPSYQRLQGDSKLWLIDVDELLDVPVPSMPHVFHVGGLSVRPTQPLTGEFKTIADSANQSLVLVSFGGTVSFLAEEYVNKVVEAMRALPRYTFVFKFKQKMKNVPKNVHIVNWLPQRDILAHRNTRLFITHCGNAGLHETLYGGVPVLGIPFYGDQPANAQKIERRGYGLGVKITSVTTEELIAAIEEVITNPTYRKNIHKSSLIYRSKEFASVRAGKILDGVLKHGFKHIQPPSKDLYLFQLLLIDVILLFALITIVSIILLYVCLRSVYRKCCSPPRNKEKTA; from the coding sequence ATGAAAGCGGTCGTCGCAGTTGTCATGGCGATGACTTTGGGTGGTATCCACTCCGCTAAAGTCGCGTTGATAGCGCCACCTGCCACCAGTCACATGCAACAATTAATCGTCATCGGCGACGAGCTGGTCAAACGGTACGGACACGACGTATCGTTCATCGCCCCGACGACGGTACGAGATTCTCCGATACTCGCCGGGACGAGCGTCGACGTGATTTGGTACGAGGCGCCCGACGACATGTACCTCTACGAGACCGACGGACAAAAACAACGCGACTTCCTGACGCTGTCGCTAGAGGCGACTAATCCGTTAAGCGAAATCCGATTCGCCGTCGACGTGTTTCGACCGGTTTGCGAGACGTTGCTCGGCGATCGAGTTCTGTTCGAGACGTTGCTGTCGCGTCGATTCGATTTCGGTTTAGCCGACGGAATATTCTTCATGCAGTGTTCGTATATTTTGTTcgacaaattgaaaataccgTACGGCACGGTGACGACGTTAGTCATGCCGGATCAGATTGTACCGACGCTCGCGGTGCCGTCCATCAAAATACACGCAGACGTCGAAGCGTTAGATTTTAGAGGTCGCGTCATTAATACATTGTTCGCGACGCTCGGCTACGGTTTGGTTTCCTGGGTAACCGATCCGAGTTCGCGATACGAGAAATACTGTCGACAAACACCGTGCCCGAGTTACCAACGGTTACAGGGCGACTCGAAGTTGTGGCTGATCGACGTCGACGAATTATTGGACGTGCCGGTTCCGTCGATGCCTCACGTGTTCCACGTGGGCGGATTATCCGTGCGGCCGACTCAACCGCTGACCGGTGAGTTTAAAACCATCGCCGATAGCGCGAATCAGTCGCTAGTTTTAGTCTCGTTCGGCGGAACTGTATCGTTCCTCGCCGAGGAGTACGTCAATAAAGTAGTCGAGGCGATGCGAGCTCTGCCCCGATACACGTTcgtgttcaaattcaaacagaaaatgaaaaacgtgCCGAAAAACGTCCATATCGTCAACTGGTTACCGCAAAGAGACATTCTCGCTCATCGCAATACCAGATTGTTTATAACTCATTGCGGCAACGCCGGACTTCACGAGACTCTGTACGGCGGCGTCCCAGTTTTAGGGATACCCTTCTACGGAGATCAGCCGGCTAACGCGCAGAAAATCGAGCGACGCGGTTACGGTTTGGGGGTCAAAATCACGAGCGTGACAACCGAGGAATTGATCGCCGCGATCGAAGAGGTGATCACGAACCCAACGTATCGTAAAAACATTCACAAATCGTCGCTGATTTATCGCAGTAAAGAGTTCGCATCTGTACGAGCCGGGAAGATTCTAGACGGAGTCCTAAAACacggatttaaacatattCAGCCGCCATCTAAAGATTTGTATCTCTTTCAATTATTACTCATCGATGTAATTTTGTTGTTCGCTTTGATTACGATAGTTTCGATCATTTTACTATACGTTTGTTTAAGGTCGGTTTACCGTAAATGCTGCAGTCCGCCTCGTAACAAAGAAAAAACGGCTTGA